From the genome of Yersinia enterocolitica, one region includes:
- the astD gene encoding succinylglutamate-semialdehyde dehydrogenase — MTHPALFIQGEWRTGNGAHFDKLDPIDRQLLWQARAADSHDVAMACRAARQAFPAWTRTSLEQRVVVIQRFAALLEQYKQQLACTISLETSKPLWETLTEVQAMIGKVAISLQAYQSRTGSSQTPMADGMSVLRHRPHGVLAVFGPYNFPGHLPNGHIVPALLAGNTVVFKPSELTPKTAEETVKLWQQAGMPDGVLNLVQGGRETGEALAAQHDIDGLLFTGSAHTGYHLHRQLAGQPEKILALEMGGNNALIVEQIADCDAAVNLAIQSAFISAGQRCTCSRRLLVKSGAEGDAFLQRFVAIAKALRIGRWDMQPAPFMGAVISSQAAEKMLAAQQHLLDLGGKPLLAMTRPDSQSAVLTPGIIDITGINVPDEEYFGPLVSVIRYGDFTQALHIANQTRFGLAIGLVSEDRQQFEQLLLEARAGIVNWNKPLTGASSAAPFGGVGASGNHRPSAFYAADYCAWPMASLESESLTLPATLSPGISFDLPDSH, encoded by the coding sequence ATGACTCACCCAGCACTGTTTATTCAAGGGGAATGGCGCACCGGTAACGGCGCGCATTTCGACAAACTTGACCCCATAGATAGGCAATTATTGTGGCAGGCGCGCGCCGCAGACAGCCATGATGTCGCAATGGCTTGTCGTGCGGCACGGCAGGCTTTCCCTGCTTGGACGCGTACATCGCTGGAACAGCGGGTCGTGGTGATACAGCGTTTTGCTGCATTACTTGAGCAGTATAAACAGCAACTGGCCTGCACTATCAGTTTGGAAACCAGTAAGCCACTCTGGGAAACACTGACAGAGGTGCAAGCAATGATTGGCAAAGTGGCTATCTCGTTGCAAGCCTATCAAAGCCGAACCGGGAGTAGCCAAACACCGATGGCTGATGGTATGTCCGTGTTACGACACCGTCCCCATGGTGTATTAGCAGTATTTGGCCCTTACAACTTCCCAGGGCATCTCCCTAATGGGCATATCGTTCCTGCATTGCTGGCCGGTAACACGGTGGTATTTAAACCCAGTGAGCTAACACCAAAGACGGCAGAAGAAACCGTCAAATTGTGGCAGCAGGCAGGTATGCCTGACGGGGTATTAAACTTAGTACAAGGTGGGCGTGAAACAGGCGAAGCCCTTGCTGCGCAACATGATATTGATGGTTTGTTGTTTACCGGTAGCGCCCATACCGGTTATCACTTGCATCGCCAACTGGCCGGCCAACCGGAAAAAATCCTGGCACTGGAAATGGGTGGCAATAATGCATTGATTGTTGAGCAGATAGCAGACTGTGATGCGGCAGTAAATCTTGCTATTCAGTCGGCTTTTATCTCAGCCGGTCAACGCTGCACTTGTTCGCGCCGTCTACTGGTTAAATCTGGCGCTGAAGGCGATGCATTTTTACAGCGTTTTGTCGCTATTGCCAAAGCCCTGCGTATCGGGCGCTGGGATATGCAGCCAGCACCCTTTATGGGAGCGGTGATTTCATCACAAGCAGCAGAAAAAATGCTGGCAGCGCAACAACATTTGCTGGATTTAGGTGGCAAGCCATTATTAGCCATGACCCGCCCAGATAGCCAAAGTGCAGTGCTGACGCCGGGGATCATTGATATTACTGGTATCAATGTCCCTGACGAAGAGTATTTCGGCCCACTGGTCAGCGTTATTCGCTATGGCGATTTTACGCAAGCATTACACATTGCTAATCAAACCAGGTTCGGTTTGGCGATAGGTCTGGTTTCTGAGGACCGGCAACAATTTGAACAACTGTTATTGGAAGCCCGAGCCGGTATTGTTAACTGGAACAAACCGTTGACCGGCGCATCAAGTGCTGCACCCTTTGGCGGGGTTGGGGCATCAGGTAATCATCGACCAAGTGCCTTCTATGCTGCCGACTATTGTGCCTGGCCAATGGCATCACTCGAAAGCGAAAGTTTGACGCTACCAGCAACATTGTCGCCGGGTATCTCTTTCGATTTGCCCGATAGCCATTGA
- a CDS encoding arginine N-succinyltransferase, translating into MMIVRPVERRDLADILELAGKTGVGMTSLPQNEEHLAARIERALNTWQGSLAAGEQGYLFVLEDSEREKVVGVSAIEVAVGLHDPWYNFRVGTLVHASKTLNVYKSVPTLFLSNDHTGYSELCTLFLDPEYRKDKNGPFLSKVRFLFIAAFRQYFSRKVIAEMRGYTDEQGRSPFWENVGRHFFAIEFAKADYLSGTGQKAFIAELMPKHPLYVDFLAEEARAVIGQVHPHTAPARAVLETEGLQYQGYVDIFDGGPTLEANTDEVRAVRDSSKRIVVIDDIDIDPSGTAYLVANDSYQYFRSILITTHLSDELLHLTTKNAAALGVVAGDTVRIVSLFAPEIKK; encoded by the coding sequence ATGATGATAGTTCGCCCGGTAGAACGCCGTGATCTGGCCGATATCCTTGAATTGGCAGGTAAAACTGGCGTTGGCATGACTTCACTGCCACAAAATGAAGAACACCTCGCCGCTCGAATTGAGCGCGCGTTAAATACCTGGCAAGGTTCTTTGGCTGCGGGTGAACAGGGCTATTTGTTTGTTCTGGAAGACAGTGAGCGAGAAAAAGTGGTGGGCGTTAGTGCTATTGAGGTGGCTGTTGGTTTGCATGACCCTTGGTATAACTTCCGTGTCGGCACGTTGGTTCATGCATCCAAAACACTCAATGTGTACAAATCGGTACCGACCCTGTTTTTAAGCAATGATCACACTGGGTATAGCGAACTCTGTACCTTGTTTCTCGATCCTGAATACCGTAAAGATAAAAATGGCCCCTTCTTATCAAAAGTACGTTTTCTCTTCATTGCCGCATTCCGCCAGTATTTCTCCCGCAAAGTGATTGCGGAAATGCGTGGCTATACCGATGAACAGGGGCGTTCGCCATTTTGGGAAAATGTGGGGCGGCACTTCTTTGCCATTGAATTTGCTAAAGCTGATTATCTCAGTGGTACTGGGCAGAAAGCGTTTATTGCTGAATTAATGCCAAAACACCCGTTATATGTGGATTTTCTGGCAGAAGAGGCGCGGGCCGTCATCGGGCAGGTCCATCCACATACGGCTCCCGCACGTGCAGTGCTGGAAACCGAAGGCCTGCAATATCAGGGATATGTGGATATCTTTGATGGCGGTCCAACACTGGAGGCCAACACAGATGAAGTGCGGGCGGTGCGCGACAGCAGTAAGCGAATCGTGGTTATTGATGACATCGATATTGACCCGAGTGGCACTGCCTATTTAGTGGCTAATGACAGCTATCAATATTTTCGCTCAATATTGATTACTACTCATCTTTCAGACGAGCTACTGCATTTAACGACTAAAAATGCGGCAGCGCTGGGTGTCGTAGCCGGTGATACGGTTCGGATAGTCAGCCTTTTTGCCCCGGAGATTAAAAAATGA
- a CDS encoding aspartate aminotransferase family protein (catalyzes the transamination of 2-N-succinylornithine and alpha-ketoglutarate into 2-N-succinylglutamate semialdehyde and glutamate; also functions as the catabolic acetylornithine aminotransferase catalyzing the formation of 2-N-acetylglutamate semialdehyde and glutamate from 2-N-acetylornithine and alpha-ketoglutarate): MEHPIPVTRQSFDEWIVPTYAPADFIIVRGEGATLWDQQGKSYIDFAGGIAVNALGHGHPAVKAALIEQAEKVWHLGNGYTNEPVLRLAKQLIDATFAEKVFFCNSGAEANEAALKLARKYALNNFGNKPGLAGEKNQIVAFRNAFHGRTLFTVSAGGQPKYSQDFAPLPGGISHGIFNDIASAEELINDRTCAVIVEPIQGEGGVLPADSEFLHGLRALCDRHNALLIFDEVQTGVGRTGELYAYMHYGVTPDVLTSAKALGGGFPIAAMLTTTKYASALNVGSHGTTYGGNPLACAVAGTVLSLINTPELLAGVKERHQWFLAGLAEINARHKVFSEIRGRGLLIGCVLHKDYDEKAKEIVQAAAQYGLIALIAGPNVVRFAPSLIISQQDIKEGLARLAMGIEQVCRQVKS, encoded by the coding sequence ATGGAACACCCAATCCCCGTTACCCGACAGTCTTTTGATGAATGGATCGTGCCAACCTATGCACCAGCAGATTTTATTATCGTGCGAGGGGAAGGCGCGACACTGTGGGATCAGCAGGGCAAATCTTATATCGATTTTGCTGGTGGTATCGCCGTAAATGCCTTGGGACATGGGCATCCGGCAGTAAAAGCAGCACTGATTGAGCAGGCAGAAAAAGTATGGCACTTGGGTAACGGCTATACCAATGAACCGGTACTGCGCCTGGCAAAACAATTGATTGATGCCACTTTCGCCGAGAAAGTTTTCTTTTGTAACTCTGGGGCTGAAGCCAATGAAGCGGCACTGAAACTGGCCCGTAAATATGCGTTGAATAATTTCGGTAATAAGCCAGGGCTTGCCGGCGAAAAGAACCAGATTGTGGCATTCAGGAATGCATTTCATGGCCGGACGCTGTTTACCGTTTCTGCGGGCGGGCAGCCGAAATATTCGCAAGACTTTGCTCCGCTACCGGGGGGGATCAGCCACGGTATTTTCAATGATATCGCCTCAGCGGAGGAACTGATTAATGACCGAACCTGTGCTGTCATTGTGGAACCGATTCAGGGGGAAGGTGGTGTGCTACCCGCTGATAGCGAGTTCTTACATGGCTTGCGAGCTTTGTGTGATCGTCATAACGCATTACTTATTTTTGATGAAGTACAAACCGGGGTTGGCCGTACCGGAGAACTTTATGCCTACATGCATTACGGTGTAACGCCTGATGTGCTGACCAGTGCCAAAGCACTTGGGGGCGGCTTCCCGATTGCGGCAATGTTAACGACGACCAAATATGCCAGCGCACTTAATGTCGGCAGTCATGGTACTACCTACGGCGGTAATCCACTGGCTTGTGCCGTGGCGGGTACTGTTTTGTCTCTTATCAACACACCAGAACTCCTCGCAGGCGTAAAAGAGAGGCATCAGTGGTTCTTGGCTGGATTGGCTGAAATAAACGCCCGCCACAAAGTCTTTTCTGAAATCCGTGGGCGCGGGTTGCTGATTGGCTGTGTGCTTCACAAGGATTATGACGAGAAGGCCAAAGAGATTGTTCAGGCTGCCGCACAGTACGGGCTTATTGCTTTGATTGCGGGTCCGAATGTGGTGCGTTTTGCTCCGTCCCTGATTATTTCTCAACAGGATATTAAAGAGGGCTTAGCCCGGCTTGCCATGGGTATTGAACAGGTTTGTCGACAGGTTAAGTCATAA
- a CDS encoding PLP-dependent aminotransferase family protein, whose product MTRYEQLAQQIRAQIQSKVWQAGDKLPSLRESCKQSGLSLMTVVQSYQLLESQGWIVARPQSGYYVASRPTQLPQPQRGKKLHLDEQVDINAFIFDVLQAGKDPAIMPFGSAFPDPSLLLQPRLSRALASVARKISPQSSVTNLPPGNESLRRNIAQRYAASGMNVSPEEIVITAGAMESLSLSLQAVTQPGDWVVIESPAFYGALQAIERLRLKAIAITTHPQQGMDLDALEQVINQYPIKACWLMTHFQNPLGCTMSWPQKERLVALLQQNNISLIEDDVYGELYFGAERPLPAKALDQHRQILHCSSFSKCLAPGFRVGWVAAGEHAQRIQHLQLMSTVSASVPTQLAIADYLSQGGYDIHLRRLRRLMEQRLNTLHQAVIEHFPKNVKISHPAGGYFLWLELEPPFNASELYRRALAQGVSIAPGRMFTTGSQFDHCFRLNASFAWSEQSEQAIRILAQLINQLTSVIDNSRSRR is encoded by the coding sequence ATGACTCGATATGAACAGTTAGCTCAGCAAATCCGGGCACAAATACAATCCAAGGTCTGGCAGGCGGGTGACAAGCTGCCTTCGTTGCGGGAAAGTTGTAAACAATCAGGATTAAGTCTGATGACCGTAGTGCAGTCCTATCAGCTATTAGAAAGCCAAGGTTGGATCGTGGCCCGGCCGCAGTCGGGATATTATGTTGCTTCACGGCCGACACAATTACCCCAGCCACAGCGAGGGAAAAAACTGCATCTGGATGAACAGGTAGACATTAATGCCTTTATTTTTGATGTACTACAGGCAGGGAAAGACCCAGCAATAATGCCATTTGGCTCGGCATTTCCCGATCCGAGTTTATTGTTACAACCCCGATTATCACGGGCGCTGGCCAGCGTCGCACGTAAGATATCACCACAAAGCTCTGTGACTAACTTACCACCGGGTAACGAAAGTTTGCGGCGCAATATAGCTCAGCGTTATGCCGCCAGTGGAATGAATGTCTCCCCTGAAGAAATTGTTATCACTGCGGGTGCGATGGAATCACTAAGTCTGAGCTTGCAAGCGGTTACGCAGCCCGGAGATTGGGTAGTGATTGAGTCACCCGCATTTTATGGTGCATTACAGGCGATCGAGCGTTTGCGGCTAAAAGCGATTGCCATTACAACCCACCCACAACAGGGTATGGACCTCGATGCGCTCGAACAGGTGATTAACCAATACCCGATCAAAGCTTGTTGGCTGATGACACATTTTCAAAATCCATTGGGTTGCACGATGTCCTGGCCGCAGAAAGAACGGCTCGTAGCCCTGCTACAGCAGAATAATATCTCGTTGATTGAAGATGATGTTTATGGTGAGTTGTACTTTGGTGCGGAGCGGCCGTTGCCAGCCAAAGCACTCGATCAGCATCGGCAAATTCTGCATTGCTCATCGTTTTCTAAATGCCTGGCGCCGGGATTCCGTGTCGGTTGGGTCGCAGCAGGGGAACATGCGCAGCGAATTCAGCACTTACAACTGATGAGTACGGTTTCGGCCAGTGTGCCGACTCAGTTAGCGATTGCAGATTATCTCAGTCAGGGGGGATATGACATTCATCTGCGCCGCCTGCGCCGCTTAATGGAACAGCGGCTCAATACGCTGCATCAGGCGGTTATTGAGCATTTTCCTAAAAATGTCAAAATCAGCCATCCTGCGGGGGGATATTTCCTTTGGCTGGAGTTGGAACCGCCGTTTAATGCCAGTGAGTTATATCGGCGGGCGTTGGCGCAGGGGGTTAGCATCGCGCCGGGGAGAATGTTTACCACGGGCAGTCAGTTTGATCACTGTTTTCGCCTGAATGCTTCGTTTGCCTGGTCGGAACAGAGCGAACAAGCCATCCGCATACTGGCGCAACTGATTAATCAACTCACCAGCGTCATAGATAATAGCCGCTCGCGTCGATAA
- a CDS encoding cytochrome ubiquinol oxidase subunit I has product MFGLTALELARIQFAFTISFHIIFPAITIGLASFLAVLEGLWLKTKNEDYRDLYHFWSKIFAVNFGMGVVSGLVMAYQFGTNWSFFSEFAGSITGPLLTYEVLTAFFLEAGFLGVMLFGWNRVGPGLHFFATCMVALGTLMSTFWILASNSWMQTPQGFEVINGQVVPVDWLKVIFNPSFPYRLLHMSTAAFLASAFFVGASAAWHLLRKRDTPAMRKMLSMAMWMALIVAPLQAVIGDAHGLNTLEYQPAKIAAIEGHWENKPGEPTPLILFGWPDMKQEKTHFALEIPYLGSLILTHSLEKQIPALKSFPVEDRPNSTIVFWSFRIMVGLGMLMILAGIWSLWLRWRGSLYQSRPFLYFVLWMGPSGLIAILAGWFTTEVGRQPWIVYGLQRTSDAVSSHGEMHMSISLLVFIVVYGSVFGVGYAYMMRLIRKGPKAHEGTQQQPGGPGQPNTPSRPLSAVSESFSSDNHQSRS; this is encoded by the coding sequence ATGTTTGGCTTAACCGCTCTAGAGTTGGCCAGAATCCAATTCGCTTTTACCATCTCATTCCATATCATCTTTCCAGCCATCACTATTGGGTTGGCCAGTTTTCTTGCGGTGTTAGAAGGTTTATGGTTAAAAACCAAAAATGAGGATTACCGCGACCTCTATCATTTCTGGTCAAAAATATTTGCCGTTAACTTTGGTATGGGTGTGGTATCTGGTTTGGTCATGGCCTATCAATTCGGCACTAACTGGAGCTTTTTTTCAGAATTTGCCGGCAGTATCACCGGCCCGTTGCTGACATATGAAGTACTGACCGCGTTCTTCCTTGAAGCCGGTTTCCTCGGGGTGATGCTTTTTGGTTGGAACCGCGTTGGGCCGGGTTTGCATTTCTTTGCAACCTGCATGGTGGCATTAGGCACGTTGATGTCTACCTTCTGGATACTCGCCTCCAATAGCTGGATGCAAACCCCCCAAGGCTTTGAAGTTATTAATGGGCAAGTGGTGCCTGTCGATTGGTTGAAAGTGATATTCAATCCATCCTTCCCCTATCGGTTACTGCATATGTCCACGGCTGCTTTCCTTGCATCGGCATTCTTTGTCGGCGCCTCTGCCGCCTGGCATTTACTGCGTAAACGGGATACACCCGCGATGCGGAAAATGCTGTCAATGGCAATGTGGATGGCGTTGATCGTTGCCCCACTACAGGCGGTTATTGGCGATGCCCATGGCTTGAATACACTGGAATATCAACCGGCTAAGATTGCGGCGATTGAAGGGCACTGGGAAAACAAGCCCGGAGAACCCACGCCACTCATTCTGTTTGGTTGGCCAGACATGAAGCAGGAGAAAACCCATTTTGCGCTGGAAATTCCTTATTTAGGCAGCTTGATCCTCACTCACAGCTTAGAAAAACAGATCCCAGCATTGAAATCTTTCCCAGTGGAAGATCGTCCGAACTCAACCATTGTCTTCTGGTCCTTCCGTATTATGGTCGGATTAGGCATGTTGATGATCTTGGCCGGTATCTGGAGTTTATGGCTACGCTGGCGTGGCAGCTTATACCAATCGCGCCCTTTCCTCTATTTTGTGCTGTGGATGGGACCGTCGGGTTTAATTGCTATTCTGGCCGGTTGGTTCACCACCGAAGTCGGCCGCCAACCGTGGATAGTCTATGGTTTGCAACGCACCAGTGATGCGGTTTCATCTCATGGCGAAATGCATATGAGTATCAGCCTGCTGGTCTTTATTGTGGTTTATGGTTCGGTATTTGGGGTTGGTTACGCTTACATGATGCGGCTTATCCGTAAAGGGCCAAAAGCGCATGAAGGTACCCAGCAACAACCCGGCGGACCCGGTCAGCCGAATACGCCATCACGGCCACTGTCGGCAGTAAGTGAGTCATTTAGTTCTGACAACCACCAAAGCAGGAGCTAA
- the cydB gene encoding cytochrome d ubiquinol oxidase subunit II, translating to MGIDLPLIWFVIIVFSTMMYVVMDGFDLGIGILFPLVKHSRDRDLMMNSVAPVWDGNETWLVLGGAALLGAFPLAYAVILDALAIPLTLMLLGLIFRGVAFEFRFKASAEKQHIWDKAFIGGSLIATFTQGIVVGAFIHGFPVTGRSYSGGPFDWLTPFALFCGFGLVIAYALLGCTWLIMKTEGHVQQVMHKLATPLTCVMLLVITIISLWTPLAHPQIAARWFTLPNLFLFLPVPLLVVLASWVLLRSVKRGGHYAPFLLTLLLVFLGYSGLGISIWPYLIPPSITLWQAAAPPQSLGFMLVGALFIIPIILVYTFWSYYVFRGKIHHDQGYH from the coding sequence ATGGGTATCGATCTTCCACTGATTTGGTTTGTCATTATCGTTTTCAGTACCATGATGTATGTAGTGATGGATGGTTTTGATTTGGGTATCGGGATCCTGTTTCCACTGGTAAAACACAGCCGTGATCGGGACTTGATGATGAACAGCGTCGCCCCCGTGTGGGATGGTAACGAAACCTGGCTGGTTCTTGGAGGGGCGGCCTTATTAGGTGCTTTCCCGTTGGCATATGCAGTTATTCTGGATGCACTGGCAATTCCTCTTACCCTAATGTTATTGGGTTTGATCTTCCGTGGCGTAGCCTTCGAATTTCGCTTTAAAGCCAGCGCTGAAAAACAGCATATCTGGGATAAAGCCTTTATCGGTGGGTCATTGATTGCCACCTTTACTCAGGGCATAGTGGTCGGTGCTTTTATTCACGGCTTCCCGGTAACGGGGCGGAGTTATAGTGGCGGCCCATTTGACTGGTTGACACCTTTTGCTCTGTTTTGCGGCTTCGGTCTGGTTATAGCCTATGCACTACTCGGCTGTACCTGGCTCATTATGAAAACCGAAGGACATGTGCAACAGGTCATGCATAAGCTAGCCACACCACTGACATGTGTAATGCTGCTCGTTATTACCATCATTAGCCTGTGGACACCGCTTGCACATCCACAAATTGCGGCACGCTGGTTTACGCTACCCAATCTGTTTTTGTTCTTACCGGTGCCATTATTGGTAGTCCTGGCTAGTTGGGTATTACTGCGCTCAGTTAAACGGGGTGGGCATTATGCCCCCTTCCTATTGACGTTATTGCTGGTGTTCCTTGGCTATAGCGGTTTGGGTATTAGCATTTGGCCTTATCTTATTCCGCCATCCATTACTTTGTGGCAAGCGGCAGCTCCGCCGCAAAGTCTGGGTTTTATGCTGGTCGGCGCACTCTTTATTATTCCTATTATTTTGGTTTACACCTTCTGGAGCTACTACGTATTCCGAGGGAAAATCCATCACGATCAAGGTTACCACTAA
- a CDS encoding DUF2474 domain-containing protein has product MHETYMSENKTIKSQTALQPTEQLKSPWWKKIGWMLLIWCGSVLTLFAVSMLFRMMMTAAGMKSH; this is encoded by the coding sequence ATGCATGAGACTTATATGTCTGAAAATAAAACGATAAAATCACAAACAGCCCTTCAGCCAACTGAACAGCTAAAATCGCCTTGGTGGAAGAAGATCGGCTGGATGTTACTTATTTGGTGCGGTAGCGTACTGACTTTATTCGCAGTTTCTATGTTGTTTCGTATGATGATGACTGCGGCCGGCATGAAGTCCCATTAA
- a CDS encoding nitrate/nitrite two-component system sensor histidine kinase NarX, translated as MKRYLIPLVNQIALLMMLLGLLGLAGMTISSWMAQSIQGNAHAINKAGSLRMQSYRLLSMVPLNNGDLPYLVALEQDKTSSDLQHALQREGLTSQYQQIERYWQTTLKPQLLQAKHPDDVAVNVADFVHQLDALVLAIDHKTEQRLLLVTMIQLVFIVLTMSLLLATIYYLRRRILRPWLQLISMANAIGRGDFSKRYTLSYQRDEMGMLGTALNRMSQELSLIYSDLEQRVTQKTADLQQKNQVLAFLYHSSRQLHTHQPLSERLVPIIEQLQTLTPLENVQICLYENHLYRDHLADNADGEYLPPQNSPAQLTISSSSGGVSSAVLRESLSWSLSDKLGQYGLLLAKLPTDKSLNSDQQQLVNMLVEQLSSTLALESQARHQQQLLLMEERSAIARELHDSIAQSLSCLKIQISCLQMQAPDMPEPSKLLVQQMRDELNIAYRQLRELLTTFRLKLNEATLQAALQTLVNEFSERASLPITLEFNLPSDCVPDHQAIHMVNIAREALNNIYKHAHASMATVRVTVEQGDVIMSIRDNGCGIGQASERPNHYGLIIMQDRANSLNGDCNIRQRDDGGTEVQVRFAPDNDSLD; from the coding sequence ATGAAACGTTACCTCATCCCCTTGGTTAATCAGATAGCTTTACTGATGATGCTACTGGGTTTACTGGGCCTTGCCGGTATGACTATCTCGTCATGGATGGCGCAAAGTATTCAGGGTAACGCGCATGCCATCAACAAAGCAGGCTCGCTACGCATGCAAAGCTACCGGCTGCTTTCAATGGTACCGTTAAATAATGGTGATTTGCCCTACCTGGTTGCACTCGAGCAGGATAAAACCAGTAGCGACTTACAACATGCGTTACAGCGAGAAGGGTTAACCAGCCAATATCAACAAATAGAGCGTTACTGGCAAACCACGCTAAAACCACAGTTGCTACAAGCTAAACATCCCGATGACGTTGCCGTCAACGTGGCAGACTTTGTCCACCAGCTAGATGCTCTGGTATTAGCCATTGACCATAAAACTGAACAACGCTTGTTATTGGTTACCATGATTCAACTGGTGTTCATTGTTCTGACAATGAGTTTACTATTGGCCACTATCTATTATTTGCGCCGCCGCATACTGCGTCCATGGCTGCAATTAATCTCCATGGCGAATGCGATTGGTCGCGGTGATTTCAGCAAACGCTATACGCTGTCTTATCAACGAGATGAAATGGGAATGCTGGGTACCGCATTGAATCGAATGTCGCAGGAACTTTCTTTGATATACAGTGACTTGGAGCAACGAGTTACTCAAAAAACCGCTGATTTACAACAAAAAAATCAAGTATTAGCCTTTCTATATCATAGTAGCCGTCAATTACATACCCACCAACCATTAAGCGAGCGCTTAGTTCCAATTATCGAGCAGCTACAAACACTGACACCATTGGAAAATGTGCAGATCTGTTTATATGAAAATCATCTTTATCGCGATCATCTCGCTGATAACGCCGATGGCGAATATCTGCCGCCCCAAAACAGCCCGGCACAACTCACTATTAGCAGCTCATCTGGCGGAGTGAGTAGTGCTGTTTTGCGGGAATCTTTGAGTTGGAGTCTGAGTGATAAGCTTGGTCAATATGGGTTACTACTGGCAAAACTACCCACTGATAAATCACTCAATTCAGATCAGCAGCAACTGGTCAATATGCTGGTGGAGCAACTGAGCAGTACATTGGCTCTGGAAAGCCAAGCCCGGCATCAGCAGCAATTATTATTGATGGAAGAGCGTTCAGCCATTGCCCGGGAACTGCATGACTCCATCGCCCAGTCGCTTTCCTGCCTCAAAATTCAAATCAGTTGTTTGCAGATGCAAGCGCCCGACATGCCGGAACCCAGTAAACTTTTAGTACAGCAAATGCGCGATGAACTTAACATCGCCTACCGCCAGCTACGTGAATTACTGACGACCTTCCGCCTGAAGCTAAATGAGGCAACATTACAAGCGGCACTTCAGACTTTGGTAAATGAATTCAGCGAGCGAGCCAGTTTACCCATTACCCTCGAGTTTAACTTGCCGTCAGACTGTGTCCCCGACCATCAAGCCATTCATATGGTTAACATTGCCCGTGAAGCACTGAACAACATTTATAAGCATGCTCACGCCAGTATGGCCACAGTCAGGGTTACTGTTGAGCAAGGTGATGTCATCATGTCCATCCGCGATAACGGCTGTGGGATTGGACAGGCCAGCGAGCGGCCTAATCATTACGGTTTGATCATTATGCAGGATCGGGCAAATAGCCTGAATGGTGACTGTAACATCCGCCAACGGGACGATGGCGGAACAGAAGTTCAGGTGCGATTTGCTCCAGATAATGACTCTCTTGACTGA